The genomic segment TTGCTCTGATGTGAAATTTGCATGTTATGTGTTttattggtttagttcttcTGTGTTTCCGGAAGTTCTATTTTCGGTTTTTGGACAGTGGTCATTTGTTAGTTTCCCATTTTGAAACTGATATTTTTCATCCCATGTATTTGATATCTAAATCATTAGGTTGTAAGATTGTCACAAATAAAGACATTGTTGTTAGTGAAGTTACTGGATAATTGATTGAGCATTCATTTTTTTACGTTCTTTTTACTTGGTAGTGTACATAACTTTGCGTGTAGTTGCGGAGAAAGTCCTTTAGTATTTGGTAGAATTTCATCTCTATCTTGAAGTAATAAAAACCAGAGTTACTGCAAGCGTTTATGGTGTGTCTGCCAAGTTTCTTATGTTCAGTTGGTGGAATTGTGTCTATCTAATTTTTTTCTGTTTGAAATGAGCTGATGCTCAATCTTTTTGATAATatgccccccccccccccaccttTCTGAAAACTCTGCTGCAGTGGATGCTATCTATCTTTTCTTTTGCCAGAATTTTGTTTAAACACCTTGTTTTGGTTTTGTGATAGCCGAAGCAGATTCACGAGATCAAAGACTTCCTTCTGACAGCCAGAAGGAAAGATGCGCGATCTGTGAAGATTAAGAAGAGTAAAGATGTTGTGAAGTTCAAAGTTAGGTGCTCAAAGTACCTGTACACTCTCTGTGTCTTTGATCTCGAGAAAGCGGACAAATTGAAGCAATCTCTTCCACCAGGTTTGTTGACTTCACATCATCCATGTTTTACTTCATTAATGTCTTTTCCATATCATGTCTTGTTCCAAAAGTAGTTTGGAGTCGATGAAGTTATCTTTTGATCGAAGGATTCATTGATCCAATAAATGGGTTCAAATTTACATGtcccaaaataaatttcattACAGTATTGGGGAACATCAAATCGACTAATATGATTGAAAAGAACAGCTTAAATTGTTAAAAGTTTGGAAACATTTAGACTATGTTTGGATAAAGAAGTCATCTTCTTAAAATCAGTTTTGCTAAAAGCACTCTTTTGAAAACATACCGAACTGTTTTAACAAGTTTGAAAAATCAGTTGTTCCACAGGTTTCAGAGAATGTCCCTAAAAGTATTTTCCTGAAAAACTCTTGCACGATTGTATGTGGACATTGATTTTACTTGTTAAAAAGAACTTATTAATGGTGGAGATTAAtaatttgtttctttttaagcCTTGATATTTTTATCCAAGACTTTTGAATTATATTTTCCTTCATTTTGCCTGAACTTTGATGCAGAAAGCTTTGTGGCAACTAAtatttgtttgatttttttCAGGTTTGGCTGTGCAAGACCTGTGAGCTTAGGATTTGCCAATGGAATGGTGTAGCGTTTTCAAAACATATTTTTGCTTAAATTTATTTCGAATATTTGGTTTAAAGACCGTTTCCTAATTGAATTTAATCTGTATTAAGATCAATTTGCAGGGCTTCGATGATTCATATAttcctgtttttttttttttttttttttgtggaaaGATATGTCCAATGTTTGTTATTTTCTGGAA from the Primulina eburnea isolate SZY01 chromosome 3, ASM2296580v1, whole genome shotgun sequence genome contains:
- the LOC140827683 gene encoding large ribosomal subunit protein eL38z/eL38y isoform X1, translated to MKTRWREEKLVFVRSLMPKQIHEIKDFLLTARRKDARSVKIKKSKDVVKFKVRCSKYLYTLCVFDLEKADKLKQSLPPGLAVQDL
- the LOC140827683 gene encoding large ribosomal subunit protein eL38z/eL38y isoform X2, producing the protein MPKQIHEIKDFLLTARRKDARSVKIKKSKDVVKFKVRCSKYLYTLCVFDLEKADKLKQSLPPGLAVQDL